From one Rhodoferax sp. PAMC 29310 genomic stretch:
- the trpD gene encoding anthranilate phosphoribosyltransferase produces MTQGLKITPQEALLRTIEHREIFHDEMLYIVRQIMQGEWSPVMIAAFTAGLRVKKETIGEITAAAQVMREFSTKVHIADKTNLVDIVGTGGDGSHTFNISTCAMFVAAAAGAKVSKHGGRSVSSKSGSADVMESLGVNINLSPAAIAQCVAEVGVGFMFAPNHHPAMKNVAPVRKEMSIKTLFNLLGPLTNPASAPNILMGVFHPDLVGIQVRALQRLGAEHAVVVYGKDGMDEVSLGAATLVGELKDGEITEYEIHPEDFGMIMASNRALKVETPEESMAMLLGVLDNEPGAPKDIVMLNAGVALYAANVADSMVAGVELARAAIESGAAKAKLQQLVARSKELSAS; encoded by the coding sequence ATGACCCAAGGACTCAAAATCACACCCCAAGAGGCTTTGCTGCGCACCATCGAGCATCGGGAAATCTTTCATGACGAGATGCTCTACATCGTGCGTCAAATCATGCAGGGTGAGTGGTCGCCGGTGATGATTGCCGCCTTCACCGCCGGCTTGCGCGTGAAGAAGGAAACCATTGGTGAAATTACTGCCGCCGCGCAAGTGATGCGCGAGTTTTCCACCAAGGTTCACATCGCCGACAAAACAAACTTGGTGGATATTGTGGGCACCGGCGGGGACGGCTCGCACACCTTCAATATCTCTACCTGCGCCATGTTTGTGGCGGCAGCGGCGGGTGCCAAGGTCAGCAAACATGGCGGGCGCAGCGTCAGTAGCAAGAGCGGCAGTGCGGATGTGATGGAGTCGCTGGGCGTCAATATCAACCTCTCGCCAGCGGCCATTGCCCAGTGTGTGGCCGAGGTTGGAGTGGGTTTCATGTTTGCCCCCAACCACCATCCGGCCATGAAAAATGTTGCCCCGGTGCGCAAAGAGATGAGCATCAAGACGCTATTCAATTTGCTGGGACCTTTGACCAACCCGGCCAGTGCCCCCAATATTTTGATGGGCGTGTTTCACCCGGACTTGGTGGGCATTCAGGTGCGCGCCTTGCAGCGCTTGGGGGCGGAGCATGCCGTCGTGGTGTACGGCAAAGACGGCATGGACGAGGTGAGCTTGGGCGCCGCCACCCTGGTGGGGGAACTCAAGGACGGTGAAATCACCGAGTACGAAATTCACCCTGAGGATTTCGGCATGATCATGGCCAGCAACCGGGCGCTCAAAGTGGAGACGCCAGAGGAGTCGATGGCGATGTTGCTCGGCGTTTTGGATAATGAACCTGGCGCGCCCAAAGACATCGTCATGCTGAATGCGGGGGTGGCTTTGTATGCAGCCAACGTGGCTGATTCCATGGTGGCAGGCGTTGAGTTGGCCCGCGCCGCCATTGAGTCGGGTGCGGCCAAGGCCAAACTACAGCAACTGGTCGCACGCTCGAAAGAGTTGAGCGCGAGCTGA
- the nusG gene encoding transcription termination/antitermination protein NusG, with product MTDVVETPPNEAPGAAQVLATAPSNPDLRWYVVHAYSGMEKAVERNILERIHRAGMESKFGRILVPMEEVVEIKNGQKKTTERKFFPGYVLVEMIMNDDTWHLVKHTNKVTGFVGGAKNRPAPISEAEVMKIVNQMQEGTEKPRHKVEFEVGEFVRVKEGPFTDFNGSVEDVNYEKSKVRVAVTIFGRSTPVELEFSQIEKT from the coding sequence ATGACTGATGTGGTGGAAACTCCTCCGAATGAAGCCCCGGGTGCGGCGCAGGTATTAGCAACGGCGCCAAGCAACCCAGATTTGCGTTGGTATGTTGTTCATGCGTACTCGGGTATGGAGAAAGCGGTCGAGCGAAATATTCTCGAGCGTATCCACCGGGCAGGTATGGAAAGCAAGTTCGGACGAATCTTGGTTCCCATGGAGGAGGTGGTTGAGATCAAGAATGGTCAAAAGAAAACCACCGAGCGTAAATTTTTCCCTGGCTATGTCCTGGTTGAAATGATCATGAATGACGATACCTGGCACTTGGTGAAGCACACCAATAAAGTGACTGGTTTTGTGGGTGGGGCCAAGAACCGGCCAGCACCGATTTCCGAAGCGGAAGTCATGAAAATTGTCAATCAGATGCAAGAGGGAACCGAGAAGCCCCGCCACAAGGTTGAGTTTGAGGTGGGTGAGTTTGTTCGGGTCAAAGAAGGTCCATTCACTGATTTCAATGGATCGGTTGAGGATGTGAACTACGAAAAGAGCAAGGTGCGCGTTGCCGTCACGATCTTCGGGCGCTCGACACCTGTTGAGTTGGAGTTTTCTCAGATTGAGAAGACTTAA
- the tuf gene encoding elongation factor Tu — protein MGKEKFARTKPHVNVGTIGHVDHGKTTLTAAITTVLAAKFGGTAKGYDQIDAAPEEKARGITINTAHVEYETANRHYAHVDCPGHADYVKNMITGAAQMDGAILVCSAADGPMPQTREHILLARQVGVPYIIVFLNKCDMVDDAELLELVEMEVRELLDKYDFPGDDTPIIHGSAKLAMEGDKGVLGEEAIMKLADALDTYIPLPERAVDGAFLMPVEDVFSISGRGTVVTGRIERGIVKVGEEIEIVGISDTQKTTCTGVEMFRKLLDQGQAGDNVGILLRGTKREDVQRGQVLCKPGSIKPHTHFTGEIYVLSKDEGGRHTPFFNNYRPQFYFRTTDVTGAIELPEGKEMVMPGDNVSITVKLINPIAMEEGLRFAIREGGKTVGAGVVAKIIA, from the coding sequence ATGGGAAAAGAAAAATTCGCGCGTACCAAGCCCCACGTCAACGTGGGCACCATCGGTCACGTTGACCATGGCAAAACCACGCTGACTGCGGCCATCACCACGGTGTTGGCGGCAAAATTTGGCGGCACCGCCAAAGGCTACGATCAAATTGATGCAGCACCCGAAGAAAAGGCCCGCGGTATTACCATCAATACCGCTCACGTGGAGTACGAGACCGCTAACCGTCACTACGCACACGTTGACTGCCCAGGACACGCTGACTATGTGAAAAACATGATCACCGGTGCTGCCCAGATGGACGGCGCGATCCTGGTCTGCTCCGCAGCTGACGGCCCTATGCCTCAGACCCGCGAGCACATCTTGTTGGCTCGCCAGGTTGGCGTGCCTTACATCATCGTGTTCCTGAACAAGTGCGACATGGTGGACGATGCCGAGTTGCTCGAGCTCGTCGAGATGGAAGTTCGCGAGTTGCTCGACAAGTACGATTTCCCTGGTGATGACACACCGATCATTCACGGCTCCGCCAAACTCGCCATGGAAGGCGACAAGGGTGTCTTGGGTGAAGAAGCCATCATGAAATTGGCCGATGCACTGGACACCTACATTCCCCTGCCAGAGCGTGCTGTTGACGGCGCGTTCCTGATGCCAGTGGAAGACGTGTTCTCTATCTCTGGACGTGGCACCGTGGTGACCGGTCGTATCGAGCGCGGTATCGTCAAAGTCGGCGAAGAGATCGAAATCGTTGGTATCTCTGATACACAGAAGACAACTTGCACCGGCGTGGAAATGTTCCGCAAATTGCTCGACCAAGGTCAAGCAGGTGACAACGTTGGTATCTTGTTGCGTGGCACCAAGCGTGAAGACGTGCAGCGCGGCCAAGTGCTGTGCAAGCCAGGTTCGATCAAGCCCCACACTCATTTCACTGGCGAGATCTATGTCTTGTCCAAAGATGAAGGCGGTCGTCACACACCTTTCTTCAACAACTACCGCCCCCAGTTCTACTTCCGTACCACGGACGTGACCGGTGCGATCGAGTTGCCAGAAGGCAAAGAGATGGTGATGCCTGGCGATAACGTGTCGATCACTGTGAAGTTGATCAACCCGATCGCCATGGAAGAAGGCTTGCGCTTCGCTATTCGCGAAGGCGGCAAGACTGTTGGCGCCGGCGTGGTTGCCAAGATCATCGCGTAA
- the rplL gene encoding 50S ribosomal protein L7/L12, producing MAFDKDAFLTALDSMTVMELNDLVKAIEEKFGVSAAAMSAPAAAGGGAAAAAEEQTEFNVVLIEAGAAKVSVIKAVREITGLGLKEAKDLVDGAPKNVKEGVSKADAEAAQKKLVEAGAKADIK from the coding sequence ATGGCATTCGATAAAGACGCATTTTTGACCGCGCTGGACAGCATGACGGTCATGGAACTCAACGACTTGGTGAAAGCCATCGAAGAGAAATTTGGCGTAAGCGCTGCTGCGATGTCCGCTCCAGCCGCTGCCGGTGGCGGTGCCGCTGCTGCTGCCGAAGAGCAGACTGAGTTCAACGTTGTTCTCATTGAGGCTGGTGCAGCTAAGGTTTCCGTCATTAAAGCGGTTCGCGAGATCACCGGTCTGGGCCTCAAAGAAGCCAAGGACTTGGTTGACGGCGCACCTAAGAACGTCAAAGAAGGCGTGTCCAAAGCTGACGCTGAAGCTGCTCAGAAGAAGCTGGTTGAAGCCGGCGCTAAGGCCGACATCAAGTAA
- the rplJ gene encoding 50S ribosomal protein L10: MSLNRSEKEAVISDVTGLAEKAQTLVLAEYRGISVADMTKLRSTARSNGVSLSVLKNTLARRAVAGSGFDVVSDQMTGPLIYSFSEDAVAAARVVVDFAKTNAKLVIRAGAYGGKALDVDGVKQLASIPSKEVLLAQLLGLLQSPISRTARVLAAIAEKKGAGVEESPVDAPAETAAA, translated from the coding sequence TTGAGTCTTAATCGCAGTGAGAAAGAAGCGGTCATCAGTGATGTGACTGGCCTCGCCGAAAAAGCTCAAACGCTCGTGCTGGCGGAATACCGTGGCATCTCGGTCGCTGACATGACTAAATTGCGCTCAACCGCGCGCAGCAACGGCGTTAGCCTGAGTGTGTTGAAAAACACCTTGGCCCGTCGTGCTGTCGCAGGTAGCGGATTTGACGTCGTGTCCGATCAGATGACTGGTCCGCTGATCTATAGCTTTTCTGAAGACGCAGTTGCGGCCGCCCGTGTGGTGGTCGACTTTGCGAAGACCAATGCTAAATTGGTTATTCGTGCAGGTGCGTACGGCGGAAAAGCCTTGGATGTGGACGGCGTAAAGCAATTGGCAAGTATTCCTTCCAAGGAAGTTTTGCTCGCGCAATTGTTGGGCTTGTTGCAATCCCCGATTTCCCGCACCGCACGTGTGCTGGCGGCAATCGCGGAGAAAAAAGGCGCCGGTGTCGAAGAATCACCAGTTGACGCTCCCGCTGAAACAGCTGCGGCTTAA
- a CDS encoding uracil-DNA glycosylase, with product MAFEEGQKAAGTSNSLAAWAPERWTISSDWQPLVNRFFAGPQGRALADFVRQRLVAGATIYPGHPLRALELTPLSKVKVVIIGQDPYHGPGQAQGLAFSVSQGYRLPPSLRNIYKEISRDPELGPSDVDFPVDGSLHAWATQGVLLLNTCLTVEDGLPASHAQQGWEVLTRAVVQAVVATNKGVVFMLWGAHAQAMRPVIEASDTQSTHLVLVANHPSPLSALRPPQPFIGCRHFSLANSYLIQNNHSPVVWKGDSLNII from the coding sequence TTGGCTTTTGAGGAGGGCCAAAAGGCTGCTGGCACTTCGAACTCGCTGGCCGCTTGGGCGCCTGAGCGCTGGACGATTTCCTCTGATTGGCAACCCCTTGTGAATCGTTTTTTTGCCGGTCCGCAGGGAAGAGCGTTGGCTGACTTCGTGCGTCAACGCTTGGTCGCTGGCGCAACCATCTACCCTGGCCATCCCCTTCGCGCTTTGGAGCTGACGCCGCTGTCAAAGGTCAAGGTGGTCATCATCGGTCAGGACCCCTACCACGGGCCAGGCCAGGCACAGGGGCTTGCCTTTTCGGTTTCACAGGGGTATAGGCTGCCACCATCGCTACGTAATATTTACAAGGAAATCAGTCGAGACCCCGAATTGGGGCCTTCCGACGTTGACTTTCCCGTGGACGGTAGCCTGCATGCATGGGCCACGCAGGGTGTCCTGTTGCTTAACACTTGCCTCACTGTCGAAGACGGCTTGCCCGCCAGTCATGCGCAACAAGGGTGGGAGGTGCTTACCCGCGCGGTGGTCCAGGCCGTGGTTGCAACCAATAAAGGGGTTGTCTTTATGCTTTGGGGGGCGCATGCGCAGGCCATGCGACCTGTCATCGAAGCGTCAGACACGCAATCCACGCATCTGGTTTTGGTCGCCAATCACCCCTCGCCTTTGTCCGCACTGCGTCCGCCGCAGCCGTTTATAGGATGTAGGCACTTCAGCCTTGCAAATAGCTATCTCATTCAAAACAATCACTCGCCTGTCGTCTGGAAAGGCGATTCTTTGAATATAATTTAG
- the rplK gene encoding 50S ribosomal protein L11, translated as MAKKIVGFVKLQVPAGKANPSPPIGPALGQRGLNIMEFCKAFNAQTQGVEPGLPLPVVITAFADKSFTFVIKSPPSSILIKKAVKIDKGSARPQADKVGKITRAQLEEIANTKMKDLTAADMDAAVRTIAGSARSMGVIVEGV; from the coding sequence ATGGCGAAAAAAATCGTCGGTTTTGTAAAGCTGCAAGTACCAGCCGGCAAAGCCAACCCATCCCCCCCCATCGGCCCAGCATTGGGTCAACGTGGTTTGAACATCATGGAGTTCTGCAAGGCGTTTAACGCTCAGACTCAAGGTGTTGAGCCAGGTTTGCCATTGCCAGTGGTGATCACCGCTTTTGCAGACAAGAGCTTCACTTTTGTTATCAAGTCGCCACCATCGTCGATTTTGATCAAAAAGGCAGTCAAGATTGACAAGGGTTCTGCTCGTCCTCAAGCTGACAAAGTTGGCAAGATTACCCGTGCACAGCTCGAGGAAATTGCAAATACCAAAATGAAAGACTTGACCGCCGCTGATATGGACGCTGCCGTTCGTACCATCGCCGGCTCTGCCCGTTCAATGGGTGTGATTGTGGAGGGCGTGTAA
- a CDS encoding LysE family translocator, translated as MNGIDNLGLFIVAGLLLNLTPGPDVLYILTNAVKSGWRTGAVAAAGITAGCFVHIAAAALGVSALMAASSTAFTALKWLGAAYLVYVGWSMLDVRGMIRSKKTGVKESDSAIPSAAQSTAEDATSVIATPSYSVRGSDLNHLKKVFLKGFWTNALNPKVALFFLAFLPQFIAPGAPSATGAFLLLGLIFNFNAFWVNLAYAAAGVVISQRFAALQSGMRWLERVAGVLFMGFGLKLALTDNPVQ; from the coding sequence CTGAACGGAATCGACAACCTGGGCCTCTTCATCGTGGCTGGCCTGCTGCTGAATCTGACGCCGGGCCCCGATGTGCTCTACATCCTGACAAATGCCGTCAAAAGTGGTTGGCGCACTGGCGCTGTCGCCGCCGCAGGCATCACCGCCGGTTGTTTTGTGCACATTGCTGCGGCGGCCCTCGGGGTGAGCGCGCTGATGGCGGCGTCCAGCACAGCCTTCACGGCCCTGAAGTGGCTGGGGGCCGCATATTTGGTCTACGTGGGCTGGTCGATGCTGGATGTGAGGGGCATGATCCGGTCAAAGAAAACGGGGGTGAAGGAGTCAGACTCAGCCATTCCATCAGCCGCACAGTCTACGGCGGAGGATGCTACGAGTGTCATAGCGACTCCCTCATACTCAGTAAGGGGCAGCGACCTAAATCACTTGAAAAAAGTGTTTTTGAAAGGGTTCTGGACCAATGCCTTGAATCCGAAGGTGGCCCTGTTTTTTCTGGCGTTTTTGCCGCAGTTCATCGCACCGGGCGCACCCAGCGCCACGGGTGCTTTCCTGCTGCTGGGCTTGATATTCAACTTCAACGCTTTTTGGGTGAATTTGGCCTATGCCGCCGCCGGTGTTGTGATTTCCCAGCGCTTTGCCGCGCTGCAATCCGGCATGCGCTGGTTGGAGCGTGTAGCAGGTGTGCTGTTCATGGGGTTTGGCCTGAAGTTGGCCTTGACCGACAATCCCGTTCAATGA
- the trpC gene encoding indole-3-glycerol phosphate synthase TrpC produces MTDILDKIVAVKRQEVTAAISRKSLDVVRADAESRVLTRDFVCAMRAKIAAGQPAVIAEIKKASPSKGVLREDFIPADIAQTYAEHGAACLSVLTDVQFFQGSVDFLKQARASCQLPVLRKDFIVDAYQVYESRAMGADAILLIAACLDDAQMAEFESIAHRLDMAVLVEVHDAAELARALKLKTPLVGINNRNLKTFDVSLDTTLALMRDVPADRLLVTESGIHLRDDVLRMGAAGVNAFLVGEAFMRAADPGEALAALFSFE; encoded by the coding sequence ATGACTGATATTCTGGACAAAATCGTCGCCGTCAAGCGTCAGGAAGTTACCGCTGCGATCTCGCGAAAATCACTGGACGTGGTTCGTGCTGACGCCGAATCCCGCGTGTTGACACGCGACTTTGTGTGTGCCATGCGCGCCAAAATCGCGGCTGGCCAACCCGCTGTGATTGCTGAAATTAAAAAAGCGAGTCCTTCCAAGGGCGTGCTGCGCGAAGACTTTATCCCGGCTGACATTGCGCAAACCTATGCTGAGCATGGCGCTGCCTGTTTGTCAGTGCTCACAGACGTGCAGTTTTTCCAGGGGAGTGTCGACTTCCTCAAGCAAGCCCGCGCCTCATGCCAGTTGCCGGTGCTGCGCAAAGACTTCATCGTTGACGCCTACCAGGTGTACGAATCACGCGCCATGGGCGCTGATGCAATTTTGCTGATTGCAGCCTGTCTGGATGACGCGCAGATGGCCGAATTCGAGTCGATTGCACATCGCTTGGACATGGCGGTGTTGGTCGAGGTGCACGACGCGGCTGAGTTGGCGCGTGCGCTCAAGCTCAAGACGCCTCTGGTGGGAATCAATAATCGAAACCTGAAGACGTTTGACGTGTCACTGGACACCACGCTGGCCCTGATGCGGGATGTGCCCGCGGACCGGCTTTTGGTGACCGAAAGCGGCATTCATTTGCGGGACGATGTGCTGCGCATGGGGGCCGCTGGTGTGAATGCCTTTCTGGTCGGTGAGGCCTTCATGCGCGCCGCCGATCCGGGCGAAGCCTTGGCGGCGCTGTTTTCATTTGAGTAG
- the rplA gene encoding 50S ribosomal protein L1 produces MAQLTKKQKSFVGKVDSGKLYVLADALGLVKECASAKFDESIDVAVQLGIDAKKSDQVVRGAVVLPNGTGKTLRVAVFAQGAKADEAKAAGADVVGMEDLAAMVKAGNMPFDIVIAAPDAMRIVGTLGQILGPRGLMPNPKVGTVTPDVATAVKNAKAGQVQFRVDKAGIVHSTIGRRSFDNDKLQGNLAALVEALVKAKPATSKGLYLRKVAVSSTMGVGVRVDLQSIAA; encoded by the coding sequence ATGGCTCAGTTGACCAAGAAACAAAAGTCTTTTGTCGGCAAAGTTGACAGCGGCAAGCTGTACGTTCTGGCTGACGCGTTGGGACTCGTGAAAGAGTGCGCCAGCGCTAAATTCGACGAATCCATCGACGTAGCTGTTCAGCTTGGCATTGACGCCAAGAAGTCTGACCAAGTCGTTCGCGGTGCTGTTGTGCTGCCAAATGGCACGGGTAAAACTTTGCGTGTTGCGGTGTTCGCTCAAGGCGCAAAAGCTGACGAAGCCAAAGCCGCTGGTGCTGATGTCGTTGGTATGGAAGATTTGGCTGCCATGGTCAAAGCGGGTAACATGCCCTTTGACATCGTGATCGCCGCACCTGATGCCATGCGCATTGTTGGTACCTTGGGTCAGATCCTTGGGCCACGTGGCTTGATGCCTAACCCTAAGGTTGGTACGGTCACTCCAGACGTCGCGACGGCGGTTAAAAATGCCAAAGCTGGTCAGGTGCAGTTCCGTGTTGATAAAGCCGGTATTGTTCACTCGACAATTGGTCGTCGCTCTTTTGACAACGACAAGCTGCAAGGCAACTTGGCTGCATTGGTTGAGGCATTGGTTAAAGCCAAGCCTGCAACCAGCAAGGGCCTGTATTTGAGAAAAGTTGCGGTTTCGAGCACGATGGGTGTTGGCGTTCGCGTCGACTTGCAATCCATCGCAGCGTAA
- the secE gene encoding preprotein translocase subunit SecE, whose translation MANPQVETVSTGADKVKLTAAAVLVVLALAAFYLLSKQGPVAQWGGLLAGLAIAIVVFFTSEPGKALIAFGRDTLKEVKKVVWPARKEAIQMTAYVFVFVLVMAVFLWLTDKTLEWLFYDLILGWRK comes from the coding sequence ATGGCCAACCCACAAGTTGAAACTGTAAGTACCGGCGCCGACAAGGTCAAATTGACTGCGGCTGCCGTTTTAGTCGTTCTGGCCTTGGCGGCTTTCTACTTGTTAAGTAAGCAAGGGCCTGTTGCCCAGTGGGGTGGCTTGCTGGCTGGCTTGGCGATTGCAATCGTTGTCTTTTTTACCTCTGAGCCTGGTAAGGCTTTGATCGCTTTTGGTCGTGATACTCTTAAAGAGGTCAAAAAAGTTGTTTGGCCAGCTCGAAAAGAAGCAATACAAATGACGGCCTATGTGTTCGTGTTTGTGTTGGTCATGGCAGTGTTCCTCTGGCTGACAGACAAGACGCTCGAGTGGCTTTTTTATGACTTGATTCTAGGGTGGAGAAAGTAA